The following coding sequences lie in one Mycobacterium gordonae genomic window:
- a CDS encoding acetolactate synthase large subunit, with protein sequence MNGAQALINTLVDGGVDVCFSNPGTSEMHFVAALDTVDQMRGVLTLFEGVATGAADGYARIAGRPAAVLLHLGPGLGNGLANLHNARRARVPMVVVVGDHATYHKKYDAPLESDIDAVAGTVSGWVRRTATADGVGADTAEAIAASMSGSFVSTLILPADASWSEGAQPATVTTAAPETASADMSALAAVLRSGEPTTILVGGDATREPGLAAAARIAEATGARLLCETFPTRLERGAGVPAIERLGYFAEAAAAQLDGAKHLVLAGARSPVSFFAYPGMPSDLVPSGCEVHVLAECSGATTALAALADEVAPGTTAPTAPASRPELPSGALTSASAAEVIGALLPERAIVVDESNTSGLLLPQATAGAPAHDWLTLTGGAIGYGIPTAVGAAVAAPDRPVLCLESDGSAMYTISGLWSQARELLDITTVIYNNGAYDILRLELQRVGVAAGPGPKAKDLLDISRPTMDFVKIAEGMGVPARRATTCEELAEALRDAFAEPGPHLIDAVVPSLLG encoded by the coding sequence GTGAACGGTGCACAGGCGCTGATCAACACCTTGGTCGACGGTGGCGTCGACGTGTGTTTCTCCAACCCCGGCACGTCGGAGATGCACTTCGTCGCGGCACTTGACACCGTCGACCAAATGCGCGGTGTGCTAACCCTTTTCGAAGGAGTGGCCACGGGTGCGGCCGACGGATACGCCCGCATCGCCGGCCGTCCGGCCGCGGTGCTGCTGCACCTCGGGCCCGGTCTAGGCAACGGCCTGGCCAACCTGCACAACGCCCGGCGCGCCCGGGTGCCGATGGTGGTGGTCGTCGGCGATCACGCGACTTATCACAAGAAGTACGACGCCCCACTGGAATCCGACATCGACGCTGTGGCGGGCACGGTTTCGGGTTGGGTGCGCAGGACCGCAACGGCGGACGGCGTCGGAGCCGACACCGCCGAGGCCATCGCCGCCAGCATGTCGGGGTCTTTTGTCTCGACGCTGATCCTGCCCGCCGACGCCTCCTGGTCTGAAGGCGCCCAGCCGGCCACGGTCACCACGGCCGCTCCGGAAACCGCCAGTGCAGACATGAGCGCCCTGGCGGCCGTACTGCGCTCGGGCGAACCCACCACGATCCTGGTCGGGGGAGACGCTACCCGCGAACCGGGTCTGGCCGCGGCCGCGCGGATCGCCGAGGCGACCGGCGCGCGCCTACTGTGCGAGACCTTCCCGACCCGACTGGAACGGGGCGCCGGCGTGCCTGCCATCGAACGGTTGGGCTACTTCGCCGAAGCCGCCGCGGCCCAACTGGACGGCGCCAAGCATCTGGTGCTGGCCGGAGCCAGATCGCCGGTCTCGTTCTTCGCCTACCCGGGCATGCCCAGCGATCTGGTCCCGTCCGGTTGCGAGGTGCATGTCTTGGCCGAATGCAGTGGCGCCACAACCGCTTTGGCTGCGCTTGCCGACGAGGTGGCACCCGGGACGACGGCGCCAACCGCGCCCGCTTCCCGTCCCGAGCTACCCTCTGGTGCACTGACGTCCGCGTCGGCCGCCGAGGTCATCGGCGCACTGCTGCCCGAGCGGGCGATCGTCGTCGACGAGTCCAACACCTCGGGTCTGCTGTTGCCGCAAGCCACCGCCGGCGCGCCGGCCCACGATTGGCTGACGCTGACCGGTGGGGCCATCGGTTACGGCATCCCGACCGCGGTCGGCGCAGCTGTGGCCGCGCCCGACCGTCCGGTGCTGTGTCTGGAATCCGACGGGTCGGCGATGTACACCATTTCGGGGTTGTGGAGTCAGGCGCGGGAGTTGCTGGACATCACCACCGTCATCTACAACAACGGCGCTTACGACATCCTGCGGCTCGAGTTACAGCGCGTAGGAGTTGCAGCCGGACCGGGCCCGAAGGCCAAGGACCTCCTCGACATATCGCGTCCGACAATGGATTTCGTCAAGATCGCCGAAGGGATGGGGGTGCCGGCCCGGCGTGCCACCACCTGCGAAGAGCTCGCCGAGGCGCTGCGTGACGCCTTCGCCGAGCCCGGCCCGCACCTGATCGACGCGGTGGTGCCGTCGCTGCTGGGGTAG
- a CDS encoding amidohydrolase family protein, with the protein MTIDVWMQHPTQRFLRSDMLASLRRWTDGSMPDAEIPIEVTVAAMDAAGVELGLLSAWLGPAGQSLVSNDEVAEWITLHPNRFRGLATVDLDRPMVAVRELRRRVGEGFVGLRMVPWLWNAPPTDRRYYPLFAQCVESGVPFCTQVGHTGPLRPSETGRPIPYIDQVALDFPELTIVCGHVGYPWTEEMVAVARKHENVYIDTSAYTLRRLPDELTRFMKTGTGQHKVLFGTNYPMIAHEHALAGLDELGLSDEARRDFLHDNAERVFRLQRKADR; encoded by the coding sequence ATGACGATCGACGTGTGGATGCAGCACCCGACGCAGCGGTTCCTGCGCAGCGACATGCTCGCGTCACTGCGTCGCTGGACCGATGGGTCCATGCCGGATGCCGAAATCCCGATCGAGGTGACCGTCGCCGCGATGGACGCCGCTGGCGTGGAACTCGGGTTGTTGAGCGCCTGGCTCGGTCCGGCCGGTCAGTCCCTGGTGTCCAATGACGAAGTCGCTGAGTGGATCACGTTGCATCCCAATCGGTTTAGAGGCCTGGCGACCGTCGATCTGGACCGCCCGATGGTTGCGGTCCGTGAGTTGCGCCGCCGAGTAGGCGAGGGATTCGTCGGGTTGCGGATGGTGCCGTGGCTGTGGAACGCCCCACCCACCGACCGGCGCTACTATCCGCTGTTCGCCCAGTGCGTCGAGTCCGGGGTGCCGTTCTGCACGCAGGTGGGGCACACCGGTCCGCTGCGTCCGTCGGAGACCGGACGCCCGATTCCCTATATCGACCAGGTGGCCCTTGACTTCCCGGAGTTGACGATCGTGTGCGGACACGTCGGCTACCCGTGGACCGAGGAAATGGTCGCAGTGGCCCGCAAACACGAGAACGTCTATATCGACACCTCCGCGTACACGTTGCGGCGTTTGCCGGACGAGTTGACCCGGTTCATGAAAACCGGTACCGGGCAACACAAAGTGCTATTCGGCACGAACTATCCGATGATCGCCCACGAGCATGCCCTGGCGGGTCTTGACGAACTGGGGCTCAGCGACGAGGCTCGTCGGGACTTCTTGCACGACAATGCCGAGCGGGTCTTCAGGCTGCAACGAAAGGCGGACAGGTGA
- a CDS encoding fructosamine kinase family protein — translation MTDFVKRNPAAPAGFFAWEAAGLRWLSGVDGGVPCAQILDVGATSLRLRRLESVPPSRDAARVFGVRLAIMHDAGAAAFGAGPDGWDGAGYFGPLSQPLPMSLRRHPSWGAFYADERLVPMTKLAADRLDPATRQAIDAVVVRCQAGEFDDDDPPARLHGDLWSGNVMWTRDGAVLIDPAAHGGHRETDLAMLALFGCPHDHAVLSGYQQVRSLKPNWRNRIGLHQLYPLLAHVVLFGSGYVGQTRAAALSALSA, via the coding sequence GTGACAGATTTCGTCAAGCGAAACCCGGCCGCGCCCGCCGGCTTCTTCGCCTGGGAGGCGGCCGGGCTGCGGTGGCTGTCCGGTGTCGACGGCGGCGTGCCCTGTGCCCAGATTCTGGATGTCGGCGCCACGAGTCTGAGGCTGCGCCGGCTGGAGTCGGTGCCGCCCAGTCGCGACGCGGCGCGCGTGTTCGGCGTCAGGCTGGCGATAATGCACGACGCGGGTGCCGCGGCATTTGGTGCGGGGCCTGACGGGTGGGACGGGGCAGGCTACTTCGGTCCGCTGTCGCAGCCATTGCCCATGTCGTTGCGCAGGCATCCGAGCTGGGGTGCCTTCTACGCCGACGAGCGGCTGGTTCCGATGACGAAACTGGCGGCCGACCGGCTCGACCCCGCGACGCGGCAGGCGATTGATGCAGTGGTCGTGCGTTGTCAGGCGGGGGAGTTCGACGACGACGACCCTCCGGCGCGCCTGCACGGAGACCTGTGGAGCGGCAACGTGATGTGGACGCGCGACGGCGCGGTGCTGATCGACCCGGCCGCACACGGCGGCCACCGCGAGACCGACCTGGCCATGCTCGCACTGTTCGGCTGCCCGCACGACCACGCCGTTCTGTCCGGTTACCAGCAAGTCCGATCGCTGAAACCTAACTGGCGTAACCGGATTGGGCTGCATCAGCTCTACCCGCTGCTGGCGCACGTGGTGCTGTTCGGCAGCGGGTACGTAGGGCAGACCCGCGCCGCGGCACTTTCTGCGCTGAGCGCTTAG
- a CDS encoding PE family protein, protein MSYLVVVPETVTTVATNLASLGSNISAASHAAAAPTTSLLSAGADEVSAAITTLFSQHARGYQALAGQAEAFHQQLVTALTSGASSYAAAEAANLQLAAAAATDPIQALLSRPIIGNGANATTPGGDGGDGGWLFGSGGSGAAGAAGQPGGNGGSAGLFGNGGFGGAGGSGGARGGNGGNGGLLFGAGGGGGIGGVGAAGGGLGGAGGTGGNSSWLFGGGGVGGAGGQGGTGGGTGGHGGDGGAGAWLFGAGGKGGAGGIGAPGDLGGGGAGNGGTGGNGGAGGLFMNGGDGGAGGQGGNGGAGFDSANPAVPGKAGGLGGNGGAGGQGGAGPVLFGHGGAGGLGGQGGTGGTGGAGADNPTGIGGTGGDGGTGGAAGAGGSAGASGVLSNGGLAGGVGAGGTGGTGGQGGAGADGAVQLVAGKDGNNGFTGGQGGKGGTGGSAVTGGVAGNGGVGGTGGHGGNASAGADGAAGGNDGGNGGVGGKGGAAGAGGAAGTGGGGKAGATGAGGDGGLGGDGGNGTKGGAGTDNSANANTAGGAGNPGGNGGNGGAGGGAGGPGGTGGAGGSGGNGATGGDGGNAGTNTANNAAAVVGGQGGAGGNGGAPGAGGAANGGTAGALGKGGTGGLGGNGGGGGNGVDGAAVVSGDGNPGTGGGAGGAGGGGGLAGANGGLGGSGGKGGSGGFGGSGSDGATGATGTATAPAGGQGGTGGAGANGGAGGNGGSAGGPGGSGGAGGTGGKAGNAGNGGQGGAAVQPTSGVIIAPDGGTGGTGGTGGTGGTGGTGGAAGVGGAGGAGGTGGNSGDGGKGGQGGKGAQGGIQDIDAPAGSGGAGGQGGNAGTGGTGGIGGAGATKAPAGVGGSGGNGGNAGNGGNGGLGVAGGNADPKSGSITAGDGGNGGNAGNAGNGGQGGAGGSGLTGGSGGSGGNGGKGGTGGIGANGANGTNSFSATVGPTPNAGDGGAGGDGSPGGTPGGGGAAGGAGGNAGGIGKGGNGGAGGQAGNGGNGADGVNLLLPPTSTAATGIPNPGSPGGTGADGTALLEQGGTGGAGTPVTNPNDNQAANAGSGGDGGTGGPNAPGGTGGAGGAATESGKGGIANAGNGGNGGKGGAFGAGGQGGAGGLATANNDNGVANGGNGGNGGNATAGTPASLGGNGAPGGNGGNGGNASATGTNGTATGGNGGNGGNGASGGINAGRGGDGGLGGAGGSGGANGGTGGVGGAGGIGGDGGKGAVGGGGGTGGNAGSGTGGAGGASIDGTAGDGGDGGTGGRGGDAGQGGNGGAGGASGGGGAGNGGAGAPGGTGGAGGTGGNGGSPGLGAGGAGGTGGTGGDSGFGGTGGTGGQAGNGADGGSGVPGGLSNTGKAGVVTAGGDGGAGGAAGAGGAGGIAV, encoded by the coding sequence ATGTCATACCTGGTGGTAGTGCCGGAAACAGTGACGACGGTGGCTACCAATCTGGCCAGTCTCGGATCGAACATCAGCGCCGCATCCCACGCGGCGGCCGCTCCTACGACGAGCCTGCTGTCGGCTGGAGCAGACGAGGTGTCGGCCGCCATCACCACCTTGTTCTCCCAGCACGCACGGGGTTATCAAGCCCTCGCCGGGCAGGCCGAGGCGTTCCATCAGCAGCTCGTGACGGCACTGACCTCCGGCGCAAGTTCCTATGCCGCCGCTGAGGCGGCCAACCTGCAGCTGGCCGCGGCCGCCGCGACCGACCCGATCCAGGCGTTGCTGTCGCGGCCGATCATCGGCAACGGCGCCAACGCGACGACGCCGGGCGGCGACGGCGGCGACGGCGGATGGTTGTTCGGCAGCGGCGGCAGCGGTGCCGCGGGCGCGGCAGGCCAACCCGGCGGCAATGGCGGCTCGGCGGGACTCTTCGGCAACGGCGGCTTCGGCGGCGCCGGCGGCAGCGGCGGCGCTCGCGGCGGTAACGGCGGCAATGGTGGCCTGCTGTTCGGCGCCGGCGGTGGCGGCGGCATCGGCGGCGTCGGTGCGGCCGGCGGTGGCTTGGGTGGCGCCGGCGGCACCGGGGGCAACAGCTCGTGGCTGTTCGGTGGTGGCGGCGTCGGCGGGGCCGGCGGCCAGGGCGGTACGGGCGGTGGCACCGGCGGTCACGGGGGCGACGGCGGCGCCGGCGCCTGGCTGTTCGGCGCCGGCGGGAAAGGTGGCGCCGGCGGAATCGGTGCCCCGGGTGATCTAGGCGGAGGCGGCGCCGGCAACGGCGGCACCGGCGGCAACGGCGGGGCCGGCGGGCTGTTCATGAACGGCGGCGACGGCGGGGCCGGCGGCCAGGGCGGTAACGGCGGCGCCGGTTTTGATTCCGCGAACCCCGCCGTGCCCGGCAAGGCCGGCGGCCTGGGCGGCAACGGCGGCGCAGGCGGTCAAGGTGGTGCGGGTCCGGTGCTGTTCGGTCACGGCGGCGCGGGTGGTCTCGGCGGTCAGGGCGGTACCGGCGGAACCGGTGGCGCCGGCGCCGACAACCCCACCGGCATCGGCGGCACCGGCGGCGATGGCGGCACCGGCGGCGCAGCCGGCGCCGGCGGGTCGGCGGGCGCCTCCGGCGTGCTGTCCAACGGTGGTTTGGCCGGTGGGGTCGGCGCCGGCGGTACGGGCGGGACCGGCGGTCAGGGCGGTGCGGGCGCCGACGGCGCCGTGCAGCTGGTCGCGGGCAAGGACGGCAACAACGGCTTCACCGGCGGCCAGGGCGGTAAGGGTGGCACCGGCGGGTCCGCCGTCACGGGAGGGGTTGCCGGCAATGGCGGCGTCGGCGGCACGGGCGGGCACGGTGGCAACGCCAGCGCCGGAGCCGACGGTGCGGCAGGCGGCAATGACGGCGGTAACGGCGGGGTCGGCGGTAAGGGCGGCGCGGCCGGCGCCGGGGGTGCCGCAGGGACCGGTGGAGGCGGGAAGGCCGGGGCGACCGGCGCCGGCGGCGACGGGGGCCTCGGTGGCGACGGCGGCAACGGCACCAAGGGCGGTGCCGGCACCGACAACTCCGCGAATGCCAACACCGCCGGCGGCGCGGGCAACCCTGGTGGCAATGGCGGCAATGGCGGCGCCGGCGGCGGCGCGGGCGGGCCGGGCGGGACGGGTGGCGCTGGCGGCAGTGGAGGCAACGGAGCCACCGGCGGTGACGGTGGCAACGCCGGTACCAACACCGCCAACAACGCGGCCGCCGTCGTCGGCGGCCAGGGTGGCGCCGGTGGCAATGGTGGGGCGCCGGGTGCGGGCGGTGCGGCCAACGGCGGGACCGCCGGCGCCTTGGGCAAGGGCGGAACCGGCGGCCTTGGCGGCAACGGCGGCGGCGGCGGCAATGGCGTCGACGGCGCCGCGGTCGTGTCGGGTGACGGCAACCCCGGCACCGGTGGCGGTGCCGGTGGAGCGGGCGGCGGCGGCGGGCTGGCCGGAGCAAATGGCGGGCTCGGCGGCAGCGGCGGCAAGGGTGGCAGCGGCGGCTTCGGTGGCAGCGGTAGCGACGGCGCCACGGGCGCCACCGGGACGGCCACCGCGCCGGCCGGCGGCCAAGGCGGAACCGGTGGAGCCGGCGCCAATGGTGGGGCCGGCGGCAATGGTGGTAGCGCCGGCGGTCCTGGCGGCAGCGGCGGCGCGGGCGGCACCGGCGGCAAGGCGGGTAACGCCGGTAACGGCGGCCAGGGTGGCGCTGCCGTGCAACCAACCAGCGGCGTGATCATCGCACCTGACGGCGGCACCGGCGGAACAGGTGGCACCGGCGGCACCGGCGGCACCGGCGGCACCGGCGGCGCGGCCGGCGTCGGTGGTGCGGGCGGTGCGGGCGGCACCGGTGGCAACAGCGGCGATGGGGGCAAGGGCGGCCAGGGCGGCAAGGGGGCGCAGGGCGGCATCCAAGACATCGATGCTCCCGCCGGGTCCGGCGGAGCGGGCGGTCAAGGAGGCAACGCCGGCACCGGCGGCACCGGCGGCATTGGCGGAGCGGGTGCGACGAAGGCTCCCGCAGGCGTCGGTGGCAGCGGTGGCAACGGCGGCAACGCCGGCAACGGCGGCAACGGCGGTCTTGGTGTGGCCGGCGGCAATGCCGACCCGAAGTCCGGCAGCATCACCGCGGGGGACGGCGGCAACGGCGGCAACGCCGGCAACGCCGGCAACGGCGGTCAAGGCGGCGCCGGCGGCAGTGGGCTCACCGGTGGTTCCGGCGGCAGCGGCGGAAACGGCGGCAAGGGCGGCACCGGCGGCATCGGCGCTAATGGCGCCAACGGCACGAACAGCTTCAGCGCCACCGTCGGGCCTACTCCGAATGCCGGCGATGGTGGTGCCGGCGGCGACGGCTCGCCTGGTGGCACACCCGGCGGCGGCGGGGCCGCCGGCGGTGCAGGCGGTAACGCGGGTGGCATCGGCAAGGGCGGCAACGGTGGTGCCGGCGGGCAAGCGGGGAACGGCGGCAACGGCGCCGACGGCGTGAACCTTCTCCTTCCGCCGACCTCAACCGCCGCCACCGGAATACCGAACCCCGGTAGCCCGGGCGGAACCGGGGCCGACGGCACCGCACTACTTGAGCAGGGCGGAACGGGCGGTGCCGGCACCCCCGTGACCAACCCCAACGACAACCAGGCCGCCAACGCCGGAAGTGGGGGTGACGGCGGTACCGGCGGGCCGAATGCGCCCGGCGGCACGGGCGGTGCGGGCGGTGCCGCCACCGAATCCGGCAAGGGTGGCATAGCCAACGCCGGCAATGGCGGCAACGGCGGGAAAGGCGGCGCGTTCGGAGCCGGCGGTCAGGGTGGCGCAGGCGGCCTAGCCACCGCGAACAACGACAACGGGGTCGCCAACGGCGGCAACGGCGGCAATGGCGGCAACGCCACCGCCGGCACCCCGGCGAGCTTGGGCGGTAACGGCGCCCCCGGCGGCAACGGCGGCAACGGCGGCAACGCGTCCGCAACCGGCACCAACGGCACCGCGACCGGCGGCAACGGTGGCAACGGCGGCAACGGCGCCAGTGGCGGCATCAATGCGGGCCGAGGCGGCGACGGCGGCCTCGGCGGTGCGGGCGGTTCAGGCGGCGCAAACGGCGGTACCGGCGGAGTCGGCGGTGCCGGTGGCATCGGCGGTGACGGCGGGAAGGGGGCCGTCGGCGGCGGCGGCGGTACCGGTGGAAACGCCGGTAGCGGCACCGGCGGGGCGGGCGGGGCCAGCATCGACGGAACCGCCGGTGACGGCGGTGACGGCGGAACCGGCGGCCGGGGCGGCGATGCGGGCCAGGGCGGCAACGGCGGCGCTGGTGGCGCCAGCGGTGGCGGCGGTGCGGGCAACGGAGGCGCTGGCGCGCCTGGCGGCACCGGCGGTGCGGGCGGCACCGGTGGTAACGGCGGCTCGCCAGGATTGGGTGCCGGGGGCGCCGGCGGCACCGGCGGCACCGGCGGCGACAGCGGGTTCGGTGGCACCGGCGGCACCGGCGGCCAAGCCGGAAACGGCGCAGATGGCGGATCGGGCGTTCCCGGTGGGTTGAGCAACACCGGGAAGGCCGGTGTGGTGACGGCCGGTGGGGACGGTGGCGCCGGCGGCGCCGCCGGCGCCGGCGGTGCGGGCGGCATTGCCGTCTGA